A window from Engraulis encrasicolus isolate BLACKSEA-1 chromosome 11, IST_EnEncr_1.0, whole genome shotgun sequence encodes these proteins:
- the LOC134458584 gene encoding UDP-glucuronosyltransferase 2A1-like isoform X1: MLNSHDRAMLLCAIFVLMAPLCVESGKVLILPGEYSHWHNMRMIVDELVERNHSITVLVSSASPSVKSFKNDRVHFNIFQVPLEKHEVNNMWEEFVDLWMYQSRTLSKIQMFFKSIAVMDRVTSHNVIVCDGFLRNVAVMDTLKRSNFDVILSDPMMPCSDVLAEQLDVPFVLSLRLTFGYVFERECGQLPTPPSYVPAVPARFTDHMDFVERLQNFLMYGFHTAVFYLHTKLTINKYLSELRGKPTELCDVLSRADIWLIRTYWDFEYPRPLLPNFKFVGGLHCKPAKPLPDDMEEFVQSSGDDGIVVFSLGSMIKNLTMERANTIASALGQIPQKVFWRYSGVKPETLAPNTRLYDWLPQNDLLGHQKTKAFITHGGTNGLYEAIYHGVPMVGIPLFADQPDNLHHMSTKGAAVTLDFNNMESKDLVDALNTVINVPSYKESIMRLSRIQHDQPMRPLDEAVFWIEFVMRNKGAKHLRVQSHNLSWYQYHCLDVFAFLLAIVGLFIFVMVKSCCFCFRRCCGKSSVKTKNE, from the exons ATGTTGAACTCGCACGACCGCGCAATGCTTCTGTGCGCAATATTTGTTTTAATGGCACCGCTTTGCGTTGAGAGTGGGAAAGTTTTGATTTTACCAGGAGAGTACAGCCACTGGCACAATATGCGGATGATCGTGGATGAGCTTGTTGAACGAAACCACAGTATTACCGTGTTGGTCAGTTCTGCTTCGCCCTCCGTGAAGTCATTTAAGAACGACCGtgtacattttaacatttttCAGGTGCCATTGGAAAAACATGAAGTGAACAACATGTGGGAGGAATTTGTTGACCTGTGGATGTACCAGTCCAGGACTTTGTCTAAAATACAGATGTTTTTCAAATCCATAGCTGTGATGGACCGCGTCACTTCTCATAATGTCATAGTGTGTGATGGTTTTTTGCGTAATGTCGCGGTAATGGATACACTGAAAAGGTCGAATTTCGACGTGATTCTGAGTGATCCTATGATGCCCTGTAGCGATGTTTTGGCGGAACAACTGGATGTGCCATTTGTACTGTCGTTGAGGCTTACCTTTGGCTATGTTTTTGAGAGGGAATGTGGCCAACTTCCAACACCTCCGTCATATGTACCTGCTGTGCCCGCACGGTTCACAGACCACATGGACTTTGTGGAGCGGTTGCAGAACTTTTTAATGTATGGATTTCACACTGCCGTATTTTATTTGCACACCAAGCTGACCATAAATAAATACCTCAGTGAACTTAGAG GTAAACCAACAGAACTTTGTGATGTCCTCAGCAGAGCTGACATTTGGCTGATCCGAACCTATTGGGATTTTGAGTACCCTCGACCTTTACTCCCTAATTTCAAATTTGTTGGAGGTCTGCACTGCAAACCTGCAAAGCCTCTTCCAGAT GACATGGAGGAGTTTGTCCAAAGTTCTGGGGATGATGGCATTGTGGTGTTCTCACTGGGATCCATGATCAAGAACCTCACCATGGAGAGGGCCAACACCATCGCCTCAGCACTTGGACAAATACCACAAAAG GTGTTCTGGAGGTACAGTGGTGTGAAGCCAGAGACATTGGCCCCCAATACAAGACTTTATGATTGGCTTCCTCAGAATGACCTTCTTG GTCATCAAAAGACCAAAGCCTTCATCACCCACGGTGGCACCAATGGGCTCTACGAAGCTATCTACCATGGAGTGCCCATGGTTGGGATTCCTCTGTTTGCTGACCAGCCTGACAATCTGCACCACATGTCAACCAAAGGGGCAGCTGTCACCCTTGATTTCAACAACATGGAAAGCAAAGACCTAGTGGATGCTCTAAACACAGTCATAAACGTCCCCTC GTATAAGGAGAGCATCATGAGGCTGTCCAGGATTCAGCATGACCAACCCATGAGGCCACTGGACGAGGCTGTGTTCTGGATCGAGTTTGTCATGCGCAACAAGGGTGCCAAGCACTTACGCGTGCAGTCACACAACCTCAGCTGGTACCAGTACCACTGCCTGGATGTTTTTGCTTTTCTGCTCGCCATAGTAGGACTGTTCATTTTTGTCATGGTGAAATCATGTTGTTTCTGCTTTAGGAGGTGTTGTGGCAAAAGTTCAGTGAAAACGAAAAATGAGTGA
- the LOC134458584 gene encoding UDP-glucuronosyltransferase 2C1-like isoform X2 codes for MRLLLLLPVLLCLSQRTDGGKVLVWPGEFSHWLNMKTILDGLLDRGHNVTIITHTATPSVVTKSSRYNVEVLDVSYTREEMTKNVDDMLSYWIYDMPKDSFLGASLKVKEMIDKGMEQNRELCVSLFSNKEVMGRLQSGGYEVVMLDPMSMCGDLLAETLGIPFVVTIRFSFGSAIERQCGQLPTPPSYVPGVGFMYTDQMSFAQRMKNFLFYFSQDILLHIVMHFKWNPLYTELAGKPTELCDVLSRADIWLIRTYWDFEYPRPLLPNFKFVGGLHCKPAKPLPDDMEEFVQSSGDDGIVVFSLGSMIKNLTMERANTIASALGQIPQKVFWRYSGVKPETLAPNTRLYDWLPQNDLLGHQKTKAFITHGGTNGLYEAIYHGVPMVGIPLFADQPDNLHHMSTKGAAVTLDFNNMESKDLVDALNTVINVPSYKESIMRLSRIQHDQPMRPLDEAVFWIEFVMRNKGAKHLRVQSHNLSWYQYHCLDVFAFLLAIVGLFIFVMVKSCCFCFRRCCGKSSVKTKNE; via the exons ATGCGTCTGCTGCTCCTGTTGCCGGTGCTGCTGTGTCTATCCCAGCGTACCGATGGAGGAAAGGTGCTGGTGTGGCCCGGGGAGTTCAGCCACTGGCTCAACATGAAGACCATCCTGGACGGCCTGCTGGACCGAGGCCACAACGtcaccatcatcacacacacggCCACGCCGAGCGTGGTCACCAAGTCCTCCAGGTACAACGTGGAGGTCTTGGACGTCTCCTACACTAGGgaggaaatgacaaaaaatgttgaTGACATGCTCAGTTATTGGATCTATGACATGCCCAAAGACAGCTTCCTGGGAGCATCCCTGAAGGTCAAAGAAATGATTGATAAGGGCATGGAGCAAAATCGAGaactgtgtgtgtccttgttctCAAATAAAGAGGTCATGGGGAGGTTACAGAGCGGAGGGTACGAGGTTGTGATGCTGGATCCCATGTCCATGTGTGGAGACCTGCTGGCTGAGACTCTGGGTATACCCTTTGTGGTGACGATTCGCTTCTCCTTTGGCAGTGCCATAGAGAGGCAGTGTGGACAGCTGCCCACTCCCCCCTCCTACGTGCCAGGGGTGGGTTTCATGTACACAGATCAGATGAGCTTTGCCCAGAGGATGAAGAATTTCCTGTTCTATTTCTCTCAAGACATCTTGCTCCACATTGTGATGCACTTTAAATGGAACCCACTTTATACTGAATTGGCAG GTAAACCAACAGAACTTTGTGATGTCCTCAGCAGAGCTGACATTTGGCTGATCCGAACCTATTGGGATTTTGAGTACCCTCGACCTTTACTCCCTAATTTCAAATTTGTTGGAGGTCTGCACTGCAAACCTGCAAAGCCTCTTCCAGAT GACATGGAGGAGTTTGTCCAAAGTTCTGGGGATGATGGCATTGTGGTGTTCTCACTGGGATCCATGATCAAGAACCTCACCATGGAGAGGGCCAACACCATCGCCTCAGCACTTGGACAAATACCACAAAAG GTGTTCTGGAGGTACAGTGGTGTGAAGCCAGAGACATTGGCCCCCAATACAAGACTTTATGATTGGCTTCCTCAGAATGACCTTCTTG GTCATCAAAAGACCAAAGCCTTCATCACCCACGGTGGCACCAATGGGCTCTACGAAGCTATCTACCATGGAGTGCCCATGGTTGGGATTCCTCTGTTTGCTGACCAGCCTGACAATCTGCACCACATGTCAACCAAAGGGGCAGCTGTCACCCTTGATTTCAACAACATGGAAAGCAAAGACCTAGTGGATGCTCTAAACACAGTCATAAACGTCCCCTC GTATAAGGAGAGCATCATGAGGCTGTCCAGGATTCAGCATGACCAACCCATGAGGCCACTGGACGAGGCTGTGTTCTGGATCGAGTTTGTCATGCGCAACAAGGGTGCCAAGCACTTACGCGTGCAGTCACACAACCTCAGCTGGTACCAGTACCACTGCCTGGATGTTTTTGCTTTTCTGCTCGCCATAGTAGGACTGTTCATTTTTGTCATGGTGAAATCATGTTGTTTCTGCTTTAGGAGGTGTTGTGGCAAAAGTTCAGTGAAAACGAAAAATGAGTGA